A genome region from Euphorbia lathyris chromosome 4, ddEupLath1.1, whole genome shotgun sequence includes the following:
- the LOC136226047 gene encoding protein-tyrosine-phosphatase MKP1, whose protein sequence is MVGKEDDNPLAPRQLPTATGSRKMFWRSASWSSSRSALQNPETDEKDCVLDPNGNPIGNGSNVQHRKYPAPLTPRSQQNFKARSCLPPLQPLAIARRSLDEWPKAGSDDVGEWPQPTTPSGNRSGERLKLDLSSIQRNPDKNAGLVKRDRIAFFDKECSKVAEHVYLGGDAVARDREILKHNGITHVLNCVGFVCPEYFKADFVYRTLWLQDSPSEDITSILYDVFDYFEDVREQGGRVFVHCCQGVSRSTSLVIAYLMWREGQSFDDAFQYVKAARGIADPNMGFACQLLQCQKRVHAFPLSPSSLLRMYRVAPHSPYDPLHLVPRMLNDPSPSALDSRGVFIIHIPSAIYIWLGKNCEAIMERDARGAVCQIVRYERVQGSILLVKEGEEPVYFWDAFSNYLPLMDKLGNKAGNGAAALRICAGERKVDAYNVDFEIFQKAIKGGFVPPFASSENEHETHLPARESCWSVLRRKFAPCDMKEFVSAPKIFLSRVYSDSMMIVHSSSPSSSSSSSSSSSSPPYLSPDSVSSDSSSSSKCFSESSVDSPSAASISVPVPSTFSNLSNLSLLSSRAPSQTLSNTPGFHAVNSMSNVTNSASKKSSPSLAERRGSSSKSLKLPVMNDNTRVTKTPLSSLALQEDVNKLKNDNFSWCNSDSLEIVLESKSVVKGEIDSAKQFQLIISPDRVVSADLRYEEAFVNNCGPRRNCLLGEDLGCSTSDEKDKDVSSQCKIKLPLVYHWPSLEKVATFGRSCLDSKAAFLILAPITSPEKDDNRSLYIWVGRSFDESLLYCNGLMKGTYIDWNQAGCHVLTQMGLPKDISVRIIKENEEPEDFLAILSAL, encoded by the exons ATGGTGGGCAAAGAGGATGATAATCCTCTGGCTCCACGCCAGCTTCCAACGGCTACTGGGTCCCGCAAAATGTTCTGGCGTTCTGCATCCTGGTCCTCTTCTAGGAGTGCCCTTCAAAATCCAGAAACTGATGAGAAAGACTGTGTCctagatccgaatggtaatccTATCGGTAATGGGAGTAATGTGCAACACCGTAAGTACCCTGCTCCATTAACTCCGAGGTCGCAGCAAAACTTCAAAGCAAGGTCATGCTTGCCGCCTTTGCAACCGTTGGCAATTGCTCGTAGAAGTTTAGATGAGTGGCCAAAAGCTGGTTCTGATGATGTAGGTGAGTGGCCTCAGCCGACAACCCCCAGTGGGAACAGGAGTGGTGAGAGATTAAAACTTGATTTATCTTCTATCCAAAGGAATCCAGACAAGAATGCTGGTTTAGTGAAAAGAGATAGGATTGCTTTTTTTGATAAAGAATGTTCTAAAGTAGCTGAGCATGTGTATCTTGGTGGAGATGCAGTTGCAAGGGATAGGGAGATCTTGAAACACAATGGGATTACACATGTACTGAACTGTGTGGGTTTTGTTTGTCCTGAATATTTTAAGGCAGATTTTGTTTATAGGACCTTGTGGTTGCAGGATAGTCCTTCTGAGGATATTACAAGTATTCTATATGACGTTTTTGATTATTTTGAGGATGTTAGAGAACAGGGTGGGAGGGTTTTTGTTCATTGTTGCCAAGGGGTTTCTCGGTCTACTTCATTGGTGATAGCTTACCTTATGTGGAGAGAGGGCCAGAGTTTTGATGATGCCTTTCAATATGTTAAGGCAGCAAGAGGAATTGCTGACCCCAATATGGGGTTTGCTTGCCAGCTATTACAGTGCCAAAAGAGGGTTCATGCATTCCCTCTTAGTCCTAGTTCATTGTTGAGGATGTACAGAGTTGCTCCACACTCACCATATGATCCCTTACATCTTGTTCCGAGAATGTTGAATGATCCATCACCATCTGCTCTGGATTCTAGAGGTGTTTTTATTATTCACATTCCCTCTGCAATATATATCTGGCTCGGTAAAAATTGTGAGGCCATTATGGAACGGGATGCTAGAGGAGCTGTATGTCAGATTGTTCGTTATGAGAGAGTTCAAGGGTCAATATTATTAGTTAAAGAAGGCGAAGAACCAGTTTATTTTTGGGATGCCTTTTCAAATTATCTACCTTTGATGGATAAATTGGGGAATAAAGCGGGCAATGGAGCAGCAGCACTTAGAATTTGTGCTGGTGAGAGAAAAGTGGACGCTTACAATGTTGATTTTGAGATTTTCCAGAAAGCTATTAAAGGAGGTTTTGTGCCTCCATTTGCATCATCAGAGAATGAACATGAAACCCACCTTCCTGCTAGAGAAAGCTGTTGGAGTGTGCTGAGGAGAAAGTTTGCTCCTTGTGACATGAAGGAGTTTGTTTCAGCTCCAAAAATATTCCTCTCCCGGGTTTATTCAGATTCCATGATGATTGTCCACTCCTCATCAccatcatcatcttcatcatcatcctcatcttcttcttctcctccttatCTCTCTCCAGATTCAGTCTCATCTGATTCTAGTTCTAGTTCAAAATGCTTTTCAGAATCATCTGTAGATTCTCCATCAGCAGCTTCGATTTCTGTTCCTGTACCTTCAACATTTTCTAACTTGTCTAACTTGTCCCTTCTTTCATCCAGGGCTCCTTCTCAAACACTATCTAATACTCCTGGATTTCATGCTGTCAATAGTATGTCAAATGTAACTAACTCAGCATCTAAAAAGTCTTCACCCTCACTTGCAGAACGCAGAGGTAGCTCATCAAAGTCATTGAAGCTTCCAGTCATGAATGATAATACAAGGGTGACTAAAACTCCTCTAAGTTCGCTTGCCTTACAGGAAGATGTTAACAAACTAAAGAATGATAATTTTTCTTGGTGTAATTCAGATAGTTTAGAAATTGTCTTAGAGTCCAAGAGTGTTGTTAAAGGAGAAATTGATTCAGCTAAACAATTCCAGTTGATTATATCTCCTGATAGGGTAGTTAGTGCTGATTTGCGTTATGAAGAAGCCTTTGTAAATAATTGTGGACCCAGAAGAAATTGTCTTTTGGGGGAGGACTTGGGGTGTTCCACCTCAGATGAAAAGGATAAAGATGTGTCATCTCAGTGCAAGATAAAGCTACCACTGGTATACCATTGGCCCAGTTTGGAAAAAGTTGCAACTTTTGGTAGGAGTTGCTTGGATTCAAAAGCTgcttttttaattttagcacCAATCACAAGTCCAGAAAAGGATGATAATAGGAGTCTATATATCTGGGTAGGAAGATCTTTTGATGAGAGCTTGCTTTATTGCAATGGATTAATGAAGGGAACATATATTGACTGGAATCAAGCTGGTTGTCATGTTCTAACTCAGATGGGTCTTCCAAAGGATATCTCTGTTAGG ATTatcaaagaaaatgaagaaccaGAAGATTTTCTTGCAATTTTGAGCGCATTGTAG